In Alkaliphilus flagellatus, one DNA window encodes the following:
- a CDS encoding N-acetylmuramoyl-L-alanine amidase family protein has translation MYGNGYSYMPAVLVEVAFINNPVEEQLLKSDEFLEKAAVGIAKGILEHVDIDYMLKKDKSMEKGRNRISSKK, from the coding sequence ATGTATGGTAACGGATATTCTTATATGCCAGCTGTATTAGTTGAAGTAGCCTTTATTAATAATCCTGTAGAGGAACAGTTATTAAAGAGTGATGAGTTTTTAGAGAAGGCTGCTGTAGGAATTGCAAAAGGAATACTTGAGCATGTGGATATTGACTACATGTTGAAGAAGGATAAATCTATGGAAAAAGGAAGGAATAGAATATCTAGCAAAAAATAA
- a CDS encoding phage holin family protein, which yields MYLLGEWDSTLKILAILMAIDYIIGLMEGFKNKNLASDIGF from the coding sequence ATGTATCTTCTTGGAGAGTGGGATAGCACATTGAAAATACTAGCTATTTTAATGGCAATAGACTATATAATAGGATTAATGGAAGGATTCAAGAATAAGAATTTAGCCAGTGATATAGGTTTTTAA
- a CDS encoding DUF1259 domain-containing protein, which yields MIKNSQSNEQNTVKSEQSLNCNLCQQFADILESQILVSQGDLCAVTRARNLRPEIAGRPTRSPLVINALFSFESPDAQGNTLNLGETVILQEEINPFISALRALGIEVTALHNHWLFDEPRLFYIHFLSIEDPIIFAIKVAIAFRLLENNL from the coding sequence ATGATTAAAAATTCTCAATCCAATGAACAAAATACAGTGAAAAGTGAACAAAGCCTTAATTGTAATTTATGTCAACAATTTGCTGATATTCTTGAGAGTCAAATTCTTGTATCACAGGGGGATTTATGTGCAGTAACCCGTGCAAGAAATCTTAGACCAGAAATTGCTGGAAGACCTACTAGAAGTCCACTTGTTATTAATGCGCTTTTTTCATTTGAATCACCTGACGCACAAGGTAACACTCTTAATTTAGGTGAAACAGTTATATTACAAGAAGAAATTAATCCATTTATAAGTGCTCTTAGAGCACTAGGAATTGAAGTTACAGCTTTACACAACCATTGGCTATTCGATGAACCAAGATTATTTTATATTCACTTCCTCTCAATAGAAGACCCGATTATTTTTGCTATAAAAGTTGCTATAGCTTTTAGACTGTTAGAAAATAATCTTTAA